One window from the genome of Kluyveromyces marxianus DMKU3-1042 DNA, complete genome, chromosome 3 encodes:
- a CDS encoding sporulation protein 23 produces MFFRKLSISGSGDSKRPPEYNENDDLNHLPTVFDECISTKGPTLMPINSLISDQSSEARNVPPSVVSLKSFKKHNPDNGSFLYNPFDESQNPVKTIHESNNLRVELILENDTVFLPGLKEDLKSHTSLMDHSRSQVDEEELANYRTSLSGKLVLTVKSTSVVINDLKVRLNGYSNEYVCVLEKKTDAGCLGDNDEDDEIPRRKQYEKTVKVLTDSTDGKFTFLKPFVTDEVTGFKKTPTLLSKGTYIVPFSFILDPYNYHSSFESAVGSTSYRVEAFMSTLSTSNISNTSTINHMTLDTSGKYENVFLTHKCSIIKTLSPSSLLKYESITSQGSYKEGFLDYDFFISSKLIELNCPFHCQFSFKTKPQATINRVTLSLVQMALMPCIKEDGVTPVKKSYIQSNTFVLGHYSPPRDKKSDLVLAKFEDLQIHSRLNDDSRTGSKILPYYCEESRLLLPRNDRIEKRFKLKVTHFLKISLNTTLNYYPGSFVDNSRRININFKIPVMIIDKNMGSSLHLPPYEPPMVSKSMSTSLDSEYNWSPNSSLQCQSLNSFTASPPSYDSLSPLKGM; encoded by the coding sequence ATGTTCTTCCGAAAATTAAGTATTAGTGGGTCAGGTGACTCAAAAAGACCTCCAGAGTATAATGAGAACGACGATCTCAACCATTTACCAACAGTTTTTGATGAATGCATATCGACGAAAGGTCCTACTTTGATGCCGATCAACTCTCTTATTTCCGACCAAAGCAGCGAGGCCAGAAACGTACCGCCTTCGGTGGTATCTTTGAAGAGTTTCAAGAAACACAACCCTGACAACGGATCATTCTTATACAACCCGTTTGATGAGTCGCAAAACCCAGTTAAAACAATTCATGAGTCAAATAATCTTCGAGTGGAATTGATCTTGGAAAATGACACGGTTTTCCTACCTGGTCTAAAAGAGGACTTGAAGTCGCATACTTCGTTGATGGATCATTCACGTTCACAAGTcgatgaggaagaattggCAAATTATCGGACTTCGTTATCTGGGAAATTGGTACTTACTGTGAAATCAACATCAGTTGTAATTAACGATCTAAAAGTACGTTTAAACGGATACTCCAATGAATACGTGTGTGtcttggaaaaaaaaactgatGCGGGTTGTTTGGgtgataatgatgaagatgacgaaatACCTCGTCGTAAGCAATATGAGAAGACAGTAAAGGTATTAACGGATTCCACGGATGGTAAATTCACTTTCTTAAAACCTTTCGTAACTGATGAAGTCACTGGCTTCAAAAAGACGCCAACTTTACTAAGTAAAGGAACCTACATTGTGCCATTCAGTTTTATCTTGGATCCCTACAATTACCACTCTTCCTTCGAATCTGCTGTAGGTTCCACTTCTTATAGGGTAGAGGCTTTCATGAGCACTTTATCGACAAGTAATATCAGTAACACCAGCACCATTAACCATATGACGCTAGATACTTCCGGAAAGTATGAAAACGTGTTCCTAACTCACAAATGCTCCATAATCAAAACACTTTCTCCATCTAGTCTTTTGAAGTATGAATCTATTACCTCGCAAGGATCATACAAAGAAGGCTTCTTAGATTACGATTTCTTCATATCTTCGAAGCTGATTGAATTAAATTGCCCATTCCACTGCCAATTTAGCTTTAAAACGAAACCTCAAGCCACAATTAACAGAGTGACTCTATCACTCGTCCAAATGGCACTGATGCCATGCATTAAGGAAGATGGCGTCACTCCAGTTAAGAAATCATATATCCAGTCGAATACCTTTGTTTTAGGTCACTATTCACCTCCAAGAGACAAGAAATCAGATCTAGTTCTGGCAAAATTTGAAGATCTACAAATCCATTCTCGTCTAAACGATGATTCCAGAACAGGTTCAAAGATATTGCCCTATTACTGTGAAGAATCAAGGCTTTTATTACCTCGGAATGATCGAATCGAGAAAAGATTCAAGCTAAAGGTAACTCACTTTTTGAAAATCAGTTTGAACACTACTCTGAATTACTATCCTGGCAGCTTCGTAGACAATTCAAGACGAATTaacatcaatttcaaaatacCTGTCATGATAATCGATAAGAATATGGGGTCAAGTTTGCATTTACCGCCCTACGAACCACCAATGGTTTCAAAGTCTATGTCAACTTCACTTGATTCTGAATATAACTGGTCTCCAAACTCTTCTTTACAGTGCCAGAGTTTGAATTCCTTTACGGCATCACCACCAAGCTATGATAGTCTATCGCCTTTGAAAGGAATGTGA
- the CIK1 gene encoding spindle pole body-associated protein CIK1, which translates to MHESRIPSINSGKRQRPFSSASLPDEDRLPEIHVTKKRHSALANITNVVMSSGVTSMASKSSMKAEPFSSPYQSQRQSTNMRLLNKYFYGDPTVIEEVKKRERKVLKDIHISSNQIKEVDAELENLNNNIIPQLKYDLNKKSNIFRHMKQDTLSMQEQLYQLNNDCDLKKKNHELMLNNLSLKHSVNMQDMMNYWHQKISEKRHDWELKIQKLKQTEPDPAVLNDIKMLKAEKQEREKTLQELKNANESELQDHENKLKTEFEQFKQEKKKPLAKSISENKKLNSELNELIEKKKSLLRKIDDKINEENSLREAIKERNLALKALNDSIEPIEHELSHLQLKFRSEKEITDAIKSQAKQAETEYTKQYDRMEQEQLQRRILENTIDDLDGHIRCFAYINCNDHDEYEVDYMNKCIIGDHDTFYFNRVLPRDLVSPLALFSSECFTFIDSSLKGGKSCNIISINDDLRKQFLETIQQKYPNLKILVQMVVLNDDDSSKDLLNLEDSDLSAVIEEKCIDFHARRLPITEVDGYMVSDFNGIHVTKFEIFRDEHNFESIFFIQAPKQEVDKLNVIRTSKLKGTPVSTFLQSLLSRLQSLIVFNFDTLDSSLLQLSQTLHKLPNPK; encoded by the coding sequence ATGCATGAGAGTAGAATTCCTTCTATAAATTCAGGGAAACGGCAGAGGCCGTTCTCGTCAGCTTCCCTACCAGATGAAGATAGACTCCCTGAAATACATGTTACCAAGAAAAGGCATTCGGCTTTGGCGAACATTACAAACGTCGTTATGAGCAGCGGTGTGACGAGTATGGCTAGTAAATCTAGCATGAAGGCGGAACCTTTCTCATCACCGTACCAGTCGCAGCGCCAGAGCACGAATATGAGGTTGTTGAATAAGTATTTTTACGGGGATCCGACTGTTATAGAAGAGGTGAAAAAACGAGAAAGAAAGGTATTGAAAGATATTCACATATCTTCGAATCAAATTAAGGAAGTCGATGCCGAACTCGAGAATCTAAACAATAACATTATTCCTCAGTTGAAGTACGatttaaacaaaaagtcTAATATATTCCGACATATGAAACAGGACACATTGTCAATGCAAGAACAGTTATACCAGCTGAATAATGACTGTGatctaaagaagaaaaaccacGAATTGATGCTTAACAACTTAAGTCTGAAGCATTCTGTGAATATGCAAGATATGATGAATTATTGGCATCAGAAAATATCGGAAAAAAGACATGACTGGGAActcaaaatacaaaaactcAAGCAAACGGAACCTGATCCAGCTGTTCTAAACGATATTAAAATGCTAAAGGCGGAAAAACaggaaagagaaaaaaccttacaagaattgaagaatgcAAACGAGTCCGAGTTGCAAGATCATGAAAATAAGTTGAAAACAGAGTTTGAACaattcaaacaagaaaagaaaaaaccaCTGGCGAAGTCCATATCAGAGAATAAGAAACTCAACAGTGAGCTGAACGAATTgatagaaaagaagaagagcttaCTGAGAAAAATAGATGACAAAattaatgaagaaaactCACTGCGTGAAGCCATTAAGGAAAGGAATCTGGCATTGAAAGCTTTAAATGACTCTATAGAGCCGATAGAGCATGAATTAAGCCATCTCCAGTTGAAGTTTAGatcagaaaaagagataaCAGATGCCATAAAATCCCAGGCGAAACAAGCAGAAACTGAATATACCAAACAATATGATAGAatggaacaagaacaattgCAGAGAAGAATACTAGAAAATACCATAGATGATTTAGACGGGCATATCAGGTGCTTCGCATATATCAACTGCAATGACCATGATGAATATGAAGTGGATTATATGAACAAGTGCATCATCGGAGATCACGACACTTTTTATTTCAACAGAGTTCTGCCCAGAGATTTGGTATCCCCATTAGCATTATTCAGTAGCGAATGTTTCACCTTTATTGACTCCAGCTTGAAGGGCGGGAAGAGCTGTAATATTATATCGATAAATGATGATTTAAGGAAACAATTTCTTGAGACTATTCAACAAAAGTATCCCAACCTAAAAATCCTGGTACAAATGGTAGTTTTGAACGACGATGATTCTTCGAAGgatttgttgaatttggaAGACAGTGACTTATCAGCTgtcattgaagaaaaatgcATAGACTTTCATGCGCGTAGATTACCGATTACAGAGGTTGATGGTTATATGGTATCGGATTTCAACGGTATTCATGTCAcaaaatttgaaatatttaGAGATGAACATAACTTTGAAAGCATATTCTTCATTCAGGCGCCAAAACAAGAGGTGGATAAACTTAATGTCATTAGAACATCTAAGCTGAAAGGTACACCTGTTTCCACCTTCTTGCAGTCACTTTTATCAAGACTCCAGTCTTTGATTGTCTTCAATTTTGATACCTTAGATTCATCGTTATTACAATTATCACAAACTTTACATAAGCTACCAAATCCGAAATAG
- the HFI1 gene encoding Hfi1p — MSLSTPIASSAMGAGNEGTPMGSDIDMTEHNHHSSITKSQKTEKDEDNMGFPQDKRLDIESMINEFNEYLSKEHWAKYARLISLFILGKLSRKELVNELDVIFRPTQEQPNIKPRDLIRLHNQLLLSLFTNSLRETTDDDPQSSKWGFRNGSQQQNKRRSKPNSQIELYKKIVVSLPLSDRQRLKMITKEAGKRGFVLCSVLQARLRQIPKLPCVFNQETAKRIQQQELKGPQEWSQEIMSGFKTQLSTESYVLPDNESLYLRMVGIARENGIVGQIDSRCVDIVSLALEYYLKTIIESTIDTVRYREKKYSDYYDLNDDGFQQASGTSFSDKKETDKAKDITANRIISLTNEDALDSFTIFPNVVDPTGAYLGLTTNGLVNDDEIIQFKSPIDDLLYFKQEKPSFTPLDEKNMGTREELNWLIKDILTKK, encoded by the coding sequence ATGTCTTTATCAACGCCAATCGCGTCGAGCGCCATGGGAGCTGGTAACGAAGGTACTCCAATGGGTAGTGACATCGATATGACCGAGCACAACCACCATTCCTCTATAACAAAGTCACAAAAAACTGAGAAAGATGAGGACAATATGGGATTTCCTCAGGACAAACGCTTAGATATAGAATCAATGATTAACGAATTTAATGAATATTTGAGTAAGGAGCATTGGGCAAAGTACGCTAGGCTGATCTCCTTATTTATACTTGGTAAACTATCCAGGAAAGAGTTGGTCAATGAATTAGATGTTATATTCAGACCAACTCAAGAACAACCAAACATTAAGCCAAGAGATTTAATACGATTGCATAACCAGTTGCTACTTTCATTATTCACCAATTCTCTTCGAGAAACTACGGATGATGACCCTCAGTCATCTAAATGGGGATTTAGGAATGGATCTCAACAGcagaacaagagaagatCGAAACCAAATTCTCAAATCGAActatacaaaaaaattgtcGTTTCTCTACCGTTGTCCGACAGACAACGTTTGAAAATGATTACAAAGGAAGCAGGTAAGAGGGGATTTGTACTATGCTCCGTGCTTCAGGCTAGACTAAGGCAGATTCCAAAATTACCATGCGTTTTCAATCAGGAAACTGCGAAAAGAATACAACAACAGGAATTAAAAGGACCACAGGAATGGTCTCAAGAGATAATGAGTGGATTTAAAACCCAGCTCTCTACAGAATCATATGTTTTACCTGACAATGAATCGTTATATCTCCGAATGGTGGGAATAGCCCGAGAGAATGGTATCGTAGGTCAAATTGATTCTCGTTGTGTTGATATTGTATCCCTTGCGCTAGAATATTatttgaaaacaattatAGAATCTACCATTGACACTGTGCGGtatagagaaaagaaatactCAGATTATTATGATTTAAATGACGATGGTTTCCAGCAAGCATCTGGTACTTCATTCAGTGATAAAAAGGAAACCGATAAGGCAAAAGATATTACGGCAAATAGAATCATATCTCTAACAAATGAGGACGCTTTAGATTCATTTACTATTTTCCCTAACGTCGTAGATCCTACTGGTGCATACCTAGGACTTACAACGAACGGATTAGtcaatgatgatgagattATCCAGTTCAAAAGTCCAATTGATGATCTTTTGTATTTCAAGCAGGAAAAACCTAGCTTCACTCCTCTTGATGAGAAGAATATGGgaacaagagaagagcTTAACTGGTTGATAAAGGATATTCTTACAAAAAAGTGA